Within Bacillus sp. Marseille-Q1617, the genomic segment TATTATGGAACCGTGACGACGAAACCGGATGATGCTGCCTGGAGACTGGGGCTTATGAAGGATGTCATGGTACCGGATATGAAGGCGGAAAACATCTACCCGCGAGTATTTTTCTCTCTTGAAGAATTAGATAAGCTTTCAAAGATCGAAACCGATTTGCTTGCTTATGTGAAGCGTAAAAAAGCAGAATGGATCACAAATGGGAAAGCAGATGAAGAATGGGCAGATTATTTAAAAGAACTTGATCGTCTCGGATTGCAGGAATGGCTGAAAATCAAACAGGATGGATATGATCGAAACCAATAACATATTCAGGCTGTACCTTGCTTAGGCAATCGTACAGCCTTTTGAATGAAAAGGAGGATTCATATGACAAACGATTATCAAGAAAAAACTACTTTATATTCAGAAACCCATCGTCCACAATTTCATTTTTCCCCAAAGGAAAAGTGGCTGAATGATCCCAATGGGATGGTCTATTTTGAAGGGGAATATCATCTCTTCTTTCAATATCATCCTCATGGGACTACGTGGGGTCCGATGCACTGGGGGCATGCGGTGAGTCGCGATCTGATTCATTGGGAGGAGCTGCCGGTCGCCCTGTATCCTGATGAGCATGGTGCTATTTTCTCCGGTAGTGCGGTGGTCGATTGGAAGAATACCTCAGGTTTCTTTGAAGAAGGGAACGGGGGGCTGGTAGCCATTTATACAAATGCGGACACCTATCCGGATTCCGATCGACCGAGACAGAGACAAAGCCTTGCGTTTAGCCGTGATAAGGGCAGGACGTGGGAAACATACAAAGGTAATCCTGTCCTCTCAGATGAAGACATTACCGATTACCGGGATCCAAAGGTATTCTGGCACGAAGAATCTGAACGTTGGGTAATGGTGCTGGCGACGGGTCAAACGATTACGATTTATACGTCCCCTAACTTGATTGACTGGGAGTTCGCGAGTGAATTTGGTCAGGGCGAAGGGGCCCATACAGGGGTATGGGAATGCCCCGACCTGTTTCCACTTATGGTCGACGGAAATCCCGATCATGTGAGATGGGTGATGCTGGTGAGTATCGGTGATAACCCTCATCATAAGGAAGGTTCAAGGACCCAGTACTTTGTTGGAGATTTTGACGGCAAGACGTTTATCAATAGCTATGATGGGGACACCATTTTCTGGCTTGATCACGGAAGGGACAATTATGCCGGAGTGAGCTGGTCCGATATCCCTGAAAAGGACGGCAGACGCATTTACCTTGGATGGATGAACAACTGGAGATATGCAAACCATGTCCCGACTGAGTCATGGAGAGGAGCCATGACGCTGCCTCGAGAGCTGAACTTGATCTCAACTGCAGAGGGTATTCAGCTTTTACAAAAACCTGTATCCGAGATAAATGAAATCAGAAAAGAACCGCAGATCTTCAAGGTAATTGGATTGACAGAAAAAGGGTACTCGATCGATGTAAATCATGAATTAGTGGAAGTGAATCTTTCTGTAACGTTTGAAGATGCACAAGAGTTCGAGCTGGTTATCAATCATTCAACAGATGAATTAACCAGTGTGAATTATAATCGATTCACCGGCATGTTATCGGTCGATCGGACTCAATCAGGGAAAAGCGGGTTTTCGGATTCCTTTTCTGGAATCTCCGAGGTCTCTGTGGATTTACTGGACGATACACTCATCCTTCAGCTATTCCTGGACGCTTCTTCCCTGGAGGTATTCGCACAAGGGGGCAGGAAGGCATTGACCAACTTGATTTTCCCGAAGCAAACAAAGTGCACCCTTTCCCTTTCTGCACTTGGGGGCGGGGCCATGGTTGAAGAGATCTCGATTACCAAACTATCCTCTATATGGGGAAAGGGAGTTTGATAACATGAATGAACCATCGATCCTGTGCATTGGTGAATTGCTCATCGATTTCTTTTGTACCGATATCGATACCGACCTGGTTCAGGGACAATCCTTTTCAAAGCAAGCAGGAGGGGCTCCAGCCAATGTGTGCGCCGCCATTTCCACACTTGGGGGGAGCGCCAGATTCCTGAGTAAGGTTGGAAATGATCCGTTCGGCCATTTCTTGATACAGACCATGAAAGATCTTGCCATCGATGAATCATCCATTCTTCTAGATGATGATCATCCTACGACATTGGCGTTTGTGTCATTGAAAGGGGATGGGGAAAGAGATTTTGTGTTTAATAGGGGGGCTGATGCCCAGCTGAGCCTCAAAGAGCTTCATGAAAGCGACTGGAGGGAATCTTCGATCATTCACTTCGGTTCCGCAACTGCCTTACTGGAAGATCCCTTCAAGTCGGCATACGTATCCTTCATTCAAACGGTCAAAGAAGCAGGCAAATTCATCTCCTTTGATCCGAACTTTCGAAAGGATCTGTGGAAAGGGAGAGAAGGGGACTTTGTGGCGCTGGCCGAACATTGCATAAGTCAAGCTGACTTCGTCAAAGTAAGCGAAGAGGAATGTAAGATTATATCTGGATTCACACAGCTATCAGATGGAGTTGAATGTCTTCATACGCTGGGAGCGAGTACCGTAGCCGTCACCTTGGGGAAAGATGGAACCCTGATTTCAAACGGAAAAGAGTCGTGTATTGTCCCAAGCATCCCCGTTCATTCCGTCGATTCGACAGGGGCAGGGGATGCATTTGTTGGAGCGGCTCTGTATCAATTCAATCACTCTCAGGATCCGAAAGTACTCGTGGAGAATTTCACTGAATTAAAGAGCATCATTTCCATCAGTAATCGCGTGGGGGCAGCTGTTTGTACAAAAATGGGGGCAATCAACGCAATCAGAGAAATAAAGTGATGGGATTCTTATAGGTTACTTTATGGAAGCTCATTGGAGAGCTTTTCTCTGCAATTGGTTTTAGGCCAGGATATTTCCTGGCCATATTTGTTCCTAATGATATGTTCTACCCCAACCAATGCCGTGGCTTATCCAAGTAATCCGGAAGTTTAGTATGAATATCGCCGATTGCTGAATTGACTTGTGATTGTGTCAGGAAGAGCGTATCTGTTAGGTCAGCACCGCGTAAATCGGCATCTCTAAGGTCGGCACCGATAAAGTCAGCCTTCTTTACATCACTATTTCTTAAGTTTGCACCAATCATTAATTTTCCGCGAAAATCTTCACCTTGAAGGTTTAATCCTTTTAGATTCGCTCCCAATAAGTCTCTATCTTTCTTGATTCTAATCCTCTTAACTTTATGATTCAGGTCGCTTCTATATAGTTTGCTAGTCTCTATTAATAGTGCATTGACTTTGCTTCTATGTGCAGGAACATCTATTTCTATCATTTCCTTTGGATTTTTTATGGTTAGCTCCATCGTTTCTTCGTAACTTATTTGAAGGCTGGATTGAATCGATTGAGTTTCTTTTAGATTTAAGGCTTGCTGGAGATACCAGAGCATTTCATGCAGCTGCTGGACAATAGGATAAACAGCAAGCATTTCTTCTGCTTGTTCAGCATCTTCACGCCAATCCCTTCCGTTATAAATAGACTGGGAAACATGCTGGCCAGCACCGAAACACTCATAAGATACACAACCACGGAAGCCTTTTTCCCTCAATTGGCCGTGTATAGCACACAAGTTGTCTGAACATAAATTTCTGCAAGGCTCTCCACCATCTTTGTTCAAAGGGAAATCAGCAGATTTTCCATAAGGTAACGCCACGCAGCATAACCCAAAGCAATTTTTACAATCCGACTTTAATTCATGTAACATCTTCAGCACTTCCTATATTTTATATATTGAAATTGTTAGTCATTCAGTAGTTTTTTTGAGTTTATATCCTTACACACTACGAATAAATTGAATATTATTATATTCCATATATTAACATAGGGCAGCGGGAAGAGGGGACAGGTGATGTGGCCCATTTTTAGAGGGGGGTTGCCGGTCACATTCTCCCGTTTAAAAAGCTTTAAAAAAAGAGTTGGTTTATCAGTTATCCGTCATACTGCTAAGCCGGCTCTTTTTGTATTACATAAAACATAACTGAAAAACATGTCGTAATTTGTATATTGAAAATAGTATGAAAATTTTAAATAAACTGTTTACATATAACGTCATATGACGTATTATAATTATCAATATGATGTCACATAACATCATAAAATCTCGGAGGTGCTTTTCATGACACATTCATTATCTCAATCAGCAATCAAAAACAATGGAAAGGAGGGAATGAAACAAGAGCATGTAAATCAAATTCAAAATGCCATTAACGCAATTGAGAAGAAAAATATTCAAAATGTATTTTTCGTAGCCTGCGGCGGATCCATGGCGTCCTTATCGTTTGGCGACTACTTCGTTACGAAAGATACTGGAAAACCAAGCTTCGTTTATACTTCTAACGAATTTGTCCATTCCGAACCTAAAGGGTTAAATGAAAACAGTCTGGTTATCTTGCGTTCTCACTCTGGAACAACACCGGAAACAGTTAAAGCAGCTACATATGCTAGAAATATAGGTGCCTTGACTGTTGCCATCTCGATGGATACAGAATCCCCGCTTTGCAAAGAAGCAGAATATGTCCTTCACTATAATTACAAAGATGGATCAGATGCCATTGATGGTGAAATCGGTATTTATTACACATTTATTTTCAAATTGTTAAAAACCCTTACAGGTGACGAAAAGTATGATAGAGGAATTGATCAGTTAAGCAATCTTGAAGGATTAATCGAAACGAATCAGGAGAAGCATAAAGATGCGGCTTTTGAATTCGGTAAGCGGAATAAGAGAGAGAAAACCATTTATACGATGGCAAGCGGCGCGTATATCCATCATGCATACTCGTTCACCAGCTGCCTGTTGATGGAAATGTTATGGATCAATTCAAATGCGATTCATTCAGGTGAATACTTCCACGGTCCGTTTGAAATCACGGATTATGATGTTCCATTCCTGCTGATTGTCGGTGAGGGTCCTAGTAAGCCTTTGGATCAGCGTGCGCTGGATTTCGTCACAAAATACAGTGAGAAAGTAGAAGTGGTAGACGTCAGCAAATTCGATTACAGCGGTGTGGATGATGATTTGAAAGAGTATTTTGGTCCAGCCTTGGCAGGTCCTGTCATGCGCCTGTATGCAGATGGTTTGGCAGAGCACACAGGTCACCCGCTGTCTGTTAGAAGATACATGTGGAAAATGGAGTATTAATTGTCATTCACTTGGTGTAAAATCTATTAAAAAAATAACGGTATGGATGAGGGGATATTAGTGAAAAAAATGTTGAGCTTTCTTCTAGCAGGCTTTACCGCTGCCAGTCTTCTGGCAGGGTGTAACTCATCTGACTCAAGTTCCGCATCTAAAGAAGGGGAAGTCGTTATTGATTTCTTTCACCGTTGGCCAAATGAGCCCAGAAAATCATTCTATGATGAGAAAATCAAAGAGTTTGAAGAATCGCATCCTGGTGTCACCATAAATGTCGATTCTGTTTTGAATGACTCTTATAAAGAAAAGGTAAGAGTTTTAGTATCAAACGATGGCCTGCCTGATATTTTCTCTTCATGGTCAGACTCCTTTGCTGAAAATCTGGTCAGCTCCGGCCGGATAAAAGAGCTGGATGACATCATTAGTGAAGACCAAGAATGGAGCGGAAATATTCTTGAATCCCAGTATCAAGGGTTTACCTTTGATGATAAAACATATGGAATTCCTTTCACAGTAGATGGAAAAGCCTTCTTCTATAACAAACAGATCTTTGAAAAACATAATATTGAGGTTCCAAAGACTTACGATGAGATGCTTAAAGCATTGGATCAATTAAAGTCAGCTGGCTATGAAACTCCTCTTGTCGAAGGGTTAACAAATGCCTGGGCAATTTCTCACTATATGGGTACGATCTTTGACCGCGTTGTGGATCCTGAAGTCCGCGAGGCAGACTATAAGCTGGAGAGTACTTCCCCTTTTACAGATGAAGGATATATTAAAGGGTTGGAGATGTTCCAAGAGCTGACGGGTTATATGGGAGAAGTCTCTACCGCCATTGATCACGAAGCAGCACGAAATATGTTTGCCGCTGGAGAAGTGCCTGTTCTTTATATGCAGTTTGCTGAAGTAGGGTTGGTTCAAGAGATTGGGGATGTAGAAATTGGTTTCTTCAACTTCCCTGAAGTAACGGATGGAGAAGGACGGGCGGATTCCCTGACCGGTGCTCCTGAAGGCTGGATGCTTAGCAAGGATGCTCCTGAAGAAGCGGTTGAATTCCTGAAATTCTTGACTTCCGAGGAAACAGCTCAGGAATTCACGAAAGCAGACGGCCAATTAAATGCCGTGAAAAATGGCGTCACTGAAGAAAACACGAGTCCTACCAGCTATGAAGCGTATCAAATTGTGTTAGATGCATCCAATACAGCACCATGGTTTGATAATGCGGTTGATATTACGATTGCAGATATCTTCATGCGTGGCGGTCAGGAACTGGCAACGAAACAAAAAACACCAGAAGATATTATGAAAGAGGTTCAAAAAGAAGCAGCGAAAATGAGTGAGTAAAAGGGAGGGCCCTGACATTCGGGTGTCGGGGCTTTCTCATTAACATGAAAGTGGGTGACACGCTTGAATTTTAAAAAAATGTCTTTAACGCCAATTTTGTTCCTTCTGCCAACCGTCCTATTTTTAGGTATTTTCATTTACATACCACTCATTCAAAACTTTTATAACAGCTTCTTTGATTTCAATGTGTTTTCAGATTCAAAAGAGTTTGTAGGTTTAAGCAATATAAAAGAATTATTTCGGGATGAAGTGATCGGGATAGCATTCTTAAATAACCTGAAATATGGAGCGATATCGGTGATCTTTCAGATATTCTTTGCCTTGATACTGGCTAGTATTCTAGAAGATAAGTTGTTTCGGAGAGTCGCTCCAGCACTGAGGGTCATTTATTTTATCCCTGTCATGATCTCCATTTCGGTCATCGCTCTGTTATTTGGCTTTGTATACAACCCGCAAATCGGTTTGTTAAACAGCTTTCTGGAGTTAATCGGACTCGGTGATCTTGCAAAACCCTGGCTTGGTAATTCGACGACTGCGATCTACAGTGTCATTGCCATGTCACAATGGCAGAGTATCGGCTTAATCACGATGCTGTTCATTGTCGCTATTCAAAAAATCCCTGCTGAATTGTATGAAGCCTCCCACATAGATGGTGCCGGGAAGATCCGTCAGTTCTTTCATATTACACTACCCCAAGTAAAGGAAACCATGTTTGTCAATCTGTTGATTACAGTCACTGGTTCCATCCTGGTCTTTAATGAACCCTATATTTTAACCAATGGCGGACCTGGCAACGGTTCGATGACACTAGCCGTCCATATGTATCAAAATGGATTTTTCAAGGACAATATGGGTTATGCTTCTTCAATCGCAACACTGATGTTTTTATTGTCAGCAATCTTTGCATTAGTCCAAATCAAAGTGTCTAAAACTGGAAAGGAGGATTGAAGAAGGTGAAACTGGAAAATCTTACAACCGAAAAAACACTTTTACCTGCTCCTCAAAGAAACTACATGCCGCTCAAAACGCGTATATCGAGAAATATCGTTTTTCTTGGATTATTGATTTTCGCCTTGATGATTCTATACCCGCTTTTTTGGATGTTTATCTCTTCTTTTAAAAGTTATCAGGAAATTTATTCAAACGTTTGGGCACTTCCGAGTGAATGGCATTTTGAAAATTATGCATTGGCCTGGGAAAAAGGGATTCAAAACTATTTCTTGAATAGTGCTTACGTTACTGGCTTTTCAATCCTCCTTACGGTGATGTCAGGGACGATGGCTGCCTTTGTCCTGGCCCGGCACCGTAATCGCTGGATTGATGCGGCTCTTCTATTCATCATTGGCGGTTTAATGATGAATCCAGAGGTTGCTCTCATTCCTTTGTTTGAAATTCTAACATTCTTTAACTTAATCGATACGAGATGGGCGTTAATCTTAACGTATGTGGCTTATAGACTTCCTCTTACGATTATCCTCATCCGCGCTTTCTTTATCACAGTACCAAAAGAGCTATCAGAATCTGCTTTAATCGATGGATGCAGTGAGTTTGGGATCTATTGGAGAATCTACTTGCCTATGTCCATCCCGATCGTCATTACTTCCGTTATTATCAACGCATTTTATGCATGGAATGAATTTCTGTTTGCGACGGTATTTATCAATTCCAGTGAATTGAAAACGATCCCATCCGGATTGATGGTCTTCAGAGATGCTTTGAGAACCGATTGGGGTGTCTTATTATCTGGAATGGTGATTGCATCAGTACCGATGGTGATTCTATTGATTGTTCTACAAAAATATTTAGTACGAGGCTTATCTGAAGGCTCGGTGAAAGGATAGAAACCTATGAACCTAATTACGATTGGTGACAATGTTGTAGACTGCTATTTGGATCGTAACGAATATTTTCCTGGGGGGAATTGTGTGAATGTGGCTGTAAATGCCAAACGCAATGGCGCAAGCACGGTTGCTTACATTGGTATCTTTGCTACGGATGGACCTGCTGACCATATAAAGGCGGCCCTGCAAGAAGAGGGAGTAGACTTCCGGTTCTCACGGGATGCTATCGGCATTACCGGCCAGCCGAAAGTGGCGCTTACAGAAGAGAACGACAGAGTATTTATTGGCGGTCCTAAAGACACTGTCCAACATCGCTTTAAAATCCAACTTATTCAGGAAGAAGTGGACTACCTTAAACAATTCGACCTATGTCATGTGAGCTGCTATTCCTCCATGGAAAGTGAGCTGGCTAAGATTGCGAAAGAAATTAAGGTTTCGTATGATTTTTCAAATCGGAAAGATCTGGAATACATCGCATCCATTGCTCCATATGTGTCCTATGCTTTCTTCTCGGCTGCAGAACTATCCCAAGCAGAACTGAATGAATTTGTTGAAAGCCTGGCCCCGTTTAACTTTGATATTATAGGGTTGACACGTGGAGGAGAGCCTGCTGTATTTGTTCATAACCAGACCATTTACAAACAAACATTACGAAGCATAGAAGTGGTCGATACGATGGGTGCAGGAGACAGTTTGATTGCCGGCTTTCTAACTGAATATGTGAAAAACAACGACATCGAAAAGGCAATTGAAAAAGGGACCTTCTCAGCAGAAAAGACATGTCAGGTGTACGGCGGATTCGGCTACCCTGCAAAGATGTAATTCATTTTATTTCAACAGAGGTTCATGTATAATTATTGTAAAATTGAGATATTGAGGCGTTGACAATGGAAAAAGATAATCTAAATCGAGATCAGCTTTATTTATATGAAGAAATCATGACTGGCCTTAAACAATATATTGATAACCATGGATTAAAAGAAGGGGATCGGATCCCTACTGAAAAAGAGCTGGGAGATTTGTTTAATGCCAGCCGGATATCCATCAGACGTGCCATCAAGGAATTAGTGGAGGAAGGCACGCTGAAAATTGTCAGAGGTAAAGGAACATTTGTAAGTGCTCCAAGAAAAGAAATTCATTTGTTGGATTTGCAAGGTTTTTCAGAAGGACTGACCACCGATAATGATATCATCACGAAAGATATCATTTCTATCCAGAGAGTGGAAAGTAATGAGGAATTAGACAGGATCTTCGAAAATCAATACGATGAATATATTGAACTGGTTAGAAAAGTTTATCGCAATGACCAGGAGTTAAGTCTGGACTTTGCGTATTTACCGACAGACCTTTATCCTGGCATCGAAGAAAAAATTACTCCTGAAAGTTCAACCTTCGCCATCATCCATGATGATTATGGAATAAAGTTTAAAAGAGTAAATAAGAACTTGGAGTTTGTTCATCCTGATGAAGAACTGCAAAGACACTTAAAGGTGAATAGCTTACAGTTGCTCGTGTCGGTTGATAAAGTGATCTTTGGTGAAAATGATGCCCCCGTCCATTACTCGAAATACTATTTAATTGCGGAACGGGTGAAATTGAGTTTGGAGCATATTATAGACCAAAATGAATGAAAGAGGGTGAAGGGAATGTATAAAGCAGTTATTTTTGATTTTGATGGATTGATCTTAGATACGGAAACCCTTCATGTGGAAATTTTTGAGGAAATGTTTAATGACCATGGTATCGAATTTCCTTTTGGAGATTGGATTGAACATATCGGAACAAAGAGCAACTTCACCATCTTTGATCTATTAGAAAGGGAGCTTGCCTCGGTGAAAGTAGACCG encodes:
- a CDS encoding glycoside hydrolase family 32 protein; translated protein: MTNDYQEKTTLYSETHRPQFHFSPKEKWLNDPNGMVYFEGEYHLFFQYHPHGTTWGPMHWGHAVSRDLIHWEELPVALYPDEHGAIFSGSAVVDWKNTSGFFEEGNGGLVAIYTNADTYPDSDRPRQRQSLAFSRDKGRTWETYKGNPVLSDEDITDYRDPKVFWHEESERWVMVLATGQTITIYTSPNLIDWEFASEFGQGEGAHTGVWECPDLFPLMVDGNPDHVRWVMLVSIGDNPHHKEGSRTQYFVGDFDGKTFINSYDGDTIFWLDHGRDNYAGVSWSDIPEKDGRRIYLGWMNNWRYANHVPTESWRGAMTLPRELNLISTAEGIQLLQKPVSEINEIRKEPQIFKVIGLTEKGYSIDVNHELVEVNLSVTFEDAQEFELVINHSTDELTSVNYNRFTGMLSVDRTQSGKSGFSDSFSGISEVSVDLLDDTLILQLFLDASSLEVFAQGGRKALTNLIFPKQTKCTLSLSALGGGAMVEEISITKLSSIWGKGV
- a CDS encoding carbohydrate kinase, whose amino-acid sequence is MNEPSILCIGELLIDFFCTDIDTDLVQGQSFSKQAGGAPANVCAAISTLGGSARFLSKVGNDPFGHFLIQTMKDLAIDESSILLDDDHPTTLAFVSLKGDGERDFVFNRGADAQLSLKELHESDWRESSIIHFGSATALLEDPFKSAYVSFIQTVKEAGKFISFDPNFRKDLWKGREGDFVALAEHCISQADFVKVSEEECKIISGFTQLSDGVECLHTLGASTVAVTLGKDGTLISNGKESCIVPSIPVHSVDSTGAGDAFVGAALYQFNHSQDPKVLVENFTELKSIISISNRVGAAVCTKMGAINAIREIK
- a CDS encoding pentapeptide repeat-containing protein, with protein sequence MLHELKSDCKNCFGLCCVALPYGKSADFPLNKDGGEPCRNLCSDNLCAIHGQLREKGFRGCVSYECFGAGQHVSQSIYNGRDWREDAEQAEEMLAVYPIVQQLHEMLWYLQQALNLKETQSIQSSLQISYEETMELTIKNPKEMIEIDVPAHRSKVNALLIETSKLYRSDLNHKVKRIRIKKDRDLLGANLKGLNLQGEDFRGKLMIGANLRNSDVKKADFIGADLRDADLRGADLTDTLFLTQSQVNSAIGDIHTKLPDYLDKPRHWLG
- a CDS encoding SIS domain-containing protein, translating into MTHSLSQSAIKNNGKEGMKQEHVNQIQNAINAIEKKNIQNVFFVACGGSMASLSFGDYFVTKDTGKPSFVYTSNEFVHSEPKGLNENSLVILRSHSGTTPETVKAATYARNIGALTVAISMDTESPLCKEAEYVLHYNYKDGSDAIDGEIGIYYTFIFKLLKTLTGDEKYDRGIDQLSNLEGLIETNQEKHKDAAFEFGKRNKREKTIYTMASGAYIHHAYSFTSCLLMEMLWINSNAIHSGEYFHGPFEITDYDVPFLLIVGEGPSKPLDQRALDFVTKYSEKVEVVDVSKFDYSGVDDDLKEYFGPALAGPVMRLYADGLAEHTGHPLSVRRYMWKMEY
- a CDS encoding ABC transporter substrate-binding protein, with product MLSFLLAGFTAASLLAGCNSSDSSSASKEGEVVIDFFHRWPNEPRKSFYDEKIKEFEESHPGVTINVDSVLNDSYKEKVRVLVSNDGLPDIFSSWSDSFAENLVSSGRIKELDDIISEDQEWSGNILESQYQGFTFDDKTYGIPFTVDGKAFFYNKQIFEKHNIEVPKTYDEMLKALDQLKSAGYETPLVEGLTNAWAISHYMGTIFDRVVDPEVREADYKLESTSPFTDEGYIKGLEMFQELTGYMGEVSTAIDHEAARNMFAAGEVPVLYMQFAEVGLVQEIGDVEIGFFNFPEVTDGEGRADSLTGAPEGWMLSKDAPEEAVEFLKFLTSEETAQEFTKADGQLNAVKNGVTEENTSPTSYEAYQIVLDASNTAPWFDNAVDITIADIFMRGGQELATKQKTPEDIMKEVQKEAAKMSE
- a CDS encoding carbohydrate ABC transporter permease, which encodes MSLTPILFLLPTVLFLGIFIYIPLIQNFYNSFFDFNVFSDSKEFVGLSNIKELFRDEVIGIAFLNNLKYGAISVIFQIFFALILASILEDKLFRRVAPALRVIYFIPVMISISVIALLFGFVYNPQIGLLNSFLELIGLGDLAKPWLGNSTTAIYSVIAMSQWQSIGLITMLFIVAIQKIPAELYEASHIDGAGKIRQFFHITLPQVKETMFVNLLITVTGSILVFNEPYILTNGGPGNGSMTLAVHMYQNGFFKDNMGYASSIATLMFLLSAIFALVQIKVSKTGKED
- a CDS encoding carbohydrate ABC transporter permease, with the protein product MKLENLTTEKTLLPAPQRNYMPLKTRISRNIVFLGLLIFALMILYPLFWMFISSFKSYQEIYSNVWALPSEWHFENYALAWEKGIQNYFLNSAYVTGFSILLTVMSGTMAAFVLARHRNRWIDAALLFIIGGLMMNPEVALIPLFEILTFFNLIDTRWALILTYVAYRLPLTIILIRAFFITVPKELSESALIDGCSEFGIYWRIYLPMSIPIVITSVIINAFYAWNEFLFATVFINSSELKTIPSGLMVFRDALRTDWGVLLSGMVIASVPMVILLIVLQKYLVRGLSEGSVKG
- a CDS encoding PfkB family carbohydrate kinase, which encodes MNLITIGDNVVDCYLDRNEYFPGGNCVNVAVNAKRNGASTVAYIGIFATDGPADHIKAALQEEGVDFRFSRDAIGITGQPKVALTEENDRVFIGGPKDTVQHRFKIQLIQEEVDYLKQFDLCHVSCYSSMESELAKIAKEIKVSYDFSNRKDLEYIASIAPYVSYAFFSAAELSQAELNEFVESLAPFNFDIIGLTRGGEPAVFVHNQTIYKQTLRSIEVVDTMGAGDSLIAGFLTEYVKNNDIEKAIEKGTFSAEKTCQVYGGFGYPAKM
- a CDS encoding GntR family transcriptional regulator; this translates as MEKDNLNRDQLYLYEEIMTGLKQYIDNHGLKEGDRIPTEKELGDLFNASRISIRRAIKELVEEGTLKIVRGKGTFVSAPRKEIHLLDLQGFSEGLTTDNDIITKDIISIQRVESNEELDRIFENQYDEYIELVRKVYRNDQELSLDFAYLPTDLYPGIEEKITPESSTFAIIHDDYGIKFKRVNKNLEFVHPDEELQRHLKVNSLQLLVSVDKVIFGENDAPVHYSKYYLIAERVKLSLEHIIDQNE